From a single Stomoxys calcitrans chromosome 4, idStoCalc2.1, whole genome shotgun sequence genomic region:
- the LOC106082999 gene encoding hypoxia-inducible factor 1-alpha — protein sequence MGPENIPQLSEANLLSMDIGGDAHKTSAMDITNTRNDVDTHRTQSISSWSPDNDTGTDVGDDNMSQVGSDYSEVQNNDLYNHAMPTDDGFADDVKYHPSEMMLRPTSSSTIQFNYNFPPLSTLAMRPSQRPHHHLPPHVPEDQHYAHTHPLQHQQQEQHQQHQGHLFRDPRDMCASPTVECMPHAHPSQQSYFHSNMWYPNAPIGSYRSYGSHSCGRQFVPQYSHDHMLDMFQLSNSGREARNRAEKNRRDKLNGSIQELSTMVAHVAESPRRVDKTAVLRFAAHGLRLKYVFGKSLNNQSFQTTDTLMKLLDSFFLTLTCNGQIVLVSSSIEQHLGHCQADLYGQNILHITHPEDHQMLKQKLIPTDVDSLFDIQPEDENGEPRQRTQAEEEEIDRRLREDRRSFTVRLARSGPRSETTSYELVKIDGSFRRSDMAPRGLKTGTLPSTLQLMRRSRGREDILPLHTISGNDIVLIAIARIVRPPVINTVLEANRLEYKTRHLIDGRIIDCDQRISLVAGYMTDEVRNLSPFTFMHQDDVRWVIVALRQMYDCNSSYGESTYRLFTRNGKIIYLHTKGFLEIDKTTNKVHSFICVNTLLSEEEGRRRVQHMKTKFSVIIDTKIPQSLADVPASENPLQLEKAVLCLIQNLHQSASEDETDSNMSTSMTSAASSSKSQKHHHMYHHQSPHSPYATTAQGSRLAKTPPLALVPPAAESIKNSISKSVCVVKTTAGKFLQVHNSEMSYRPANGNDSGGESSTNGERSRYSSNVDSDTELQGFLPYDTTRIAPTSGMKRKINYSTSETEEDDEYKVPAQRRRATEKVSESSIEQLDSRQLNGPFELLEENLDNVIEESNKNQHNYSDIVNDFEYPPSDFESGNDNAKGNVNEMSPPSYQTGSLESLAQQRTPECNEELDSLQSPN from the exons ATGGGACCAGAAAACATTCCACAATTGAGCGAAGCTAATTTGTTGTCAATGGATATAGGGGGAGATGCTCACAAAACGTCTGCTATGGACATCACAAACACACGAAACGATGTAGACACTCACCGAACCCAATCAATCTCGTCTTGGAGTCCCGACAATGACACTGGCACCGATGTGGGTGACGACAATATGTCTCAAGTTGGCTCCGATTATTCGGAAGTGcaaaacaatgatttgtacaaCCATGCCATGCCAACCGACGATGGCTTTGCCGACGATGTAAAGTACCATCCTTCAGAAATGATGTTAAGGCCCACATCGTCATCGacaattcagttcaattataaCTTTCCTCCCTTGTCGACGTTAGCGATGCGACCATCGCAACGCCCACACCACCACCTGCCTCCACATGTTCCAGAGGACCAACATTATGCCCATACTCACCCGCTACAGCATCAGCAGCAAGAACAGCACCAGCAGCACCAAGGGCATCTCTTCAGAGATCCCAGGGATATGTGTGCGTCGCCCACTGTCGAATGTATGCCGCATGCTCACCCTAGTCAACAGAGTTACTTCCATTCGAATATGTGGTATCCAAATGCACCAATCGGCTCCTATCGATCCTATGGATCTCACTCCTGCGGCCGTCAATTTGTCCCCCAATATTCCCATGACCACATGTTGGACATGTTTCAATTATCCAATAG TGGTCGAGAAGCGCGTAATCGTGCAGAAAAAAATAGACGAGATAAACTCAATGGCTCAATACAAGAACTCTCAACAATGGTAGCACATGTTGCAGAATCTCCTAGACGAGTTGACAAGACAGCTGTTCTCAGATTTGCTGCCCATGGACTACGTCTTAAGTACG TGTTTGGCAAAAGTTTAAACAACCAATCGTTTCAAACCACAGATACTCTGATGAAATTGTTAGACAGCTTCTTCCTGACTTTAACGTGCAATGGTCAGATTGTTTTAGTCTCTTCCAGTATAGAACAACATTTGGGTCACTGTCAG GCTGACCTGTACggacaaaatattttgcacattACCCATCCAGAGGACCATCAAATGCTCAAGCAGAAATTAATACCCACAGATGTCGACAGTCTATTCGATATCCAGCCTGAAGATGAAAATGGCGAACCAAGGCAACGAACTCAAGCTGAGGAAGAAGAAATCGATCGAAGACTAAGGGAAGATCGACGTAGTTTTACAGTGCG ATTGGCAAGATCGGGACCTCGGTCGGAAACAACCAGCTATGAATTGGTTAAAATCGATGGCAGTTTTCGCCGTAGTGATATGGCCCCAAGAGGTCTGAAGACAGGCACATTACCCTCCACCCTGCAGCTAATGCGTAGAAGTCGAGGTCGGGAGGACATATTGCCATTGCATACAATAAGTGGAAATGATATt GTTCTTATTGCCATTGCTCGCATTGTGCGACCGCCTGTCATAAATACAGTCCTTGAGGCCAATCGATTAGAGTACAAGACGCGTCACTTGATCGATGGTCGCATTATCGATTGCGATCAACGCATTAGCTTGGTGGCTGGCTATATGACCGATGAGGTGCGAAATTTAAGTCCATTCACCTTTATGCACCAGGATGATGTGCGATGGGTTATTGTAGCTCTGAGGCAAA TGTATGACTGCAACAGTTCGTATGGTGAATCCACATATCGACTATTCACCCGCAATGGAAAGATCATATATTTGCACACCAAAGGGTTTCTTGAGATCGACAAGACCACCAATAAAGTGCACTCGTTCATCTGTGTCAACACCTTGCTCAGCGAGGAGGAAGGTCGCCGGCGAGTTCAACACATGAAGACCAAATTCTCTGTGATCATCGATACCAAGATACCACAGTCACTGGCGGATGTACCTGCCTCGGAAAATCCGCTGCAATTGGAGAAGGCCGTACTGTGTTTAATACAAAATCTGCATCAATCTGCCTCCGAGGATGAGACTGACTCCAATATGTCAACCTCTATGACATCTGCAGCATCTTCGTCAAAGTCACAAAAGCACCACCACATGTACCATCATCAAAGTCCACATTCACCCTATGCCACCACAGCTCAAGGAAGTCGTCTGGCAAAAACTCCACCATTGGCGTTGGTCCCACCGGCAGCCGAATCTATTAAGAATTCAATTAGCAAAAGCGTTTGCGTTGTAAAGACGACAGCTGGGAAATTTTTACAAGTCCATAATAGCGAAATGTCCTATCGGCCAGCTAATGGTAACGATTCTGGCGGTGAATCATCGACCAATGGAGAAAGAAGTCGTTATTCCAGTAATGTGGATAGTGATACAGAACTGCAAGGATTCTTGCCATATGATACAACACGGATAGCGCCAACCAGcggaatgaaaagaaaaataaattattccACTTCGGAAACGGAGGAAGATGATGAATACAAAGTACCTGCACAACGAAGAAGAG CCACAGAGAAGGTGTCTGAGAGTTCCATAGAACAGCTGGATAGTAGACAACTTAATGGACCATTCGAGTTATTAGAAGAGAATCTAGATAATGTAatt GAGGAGTCAAATAAAAATCAACACAACTACAGTGATATAGTCAACGATTTTGAATATCCACCAAGTGATTTTGAAAGTGGAAACGACAATGCCAAAGGAAATGTCAACGAAATGTCACCACCCTCCTATCAGACGGGCAGTTTAGAGTCCCTTGCACAACAAAGAACACCTGAATGCAATGAGGAACTAGACTCATTGCAATCGCCTAATTAA